In one Pseudomonas hydrolytica genomic region, the following are encoded:
- a CDS encoding flagellar motor protein MotB: MELPEEEARAMPAWVMTFADLMSLLMCFFVLLLSFSEIDAQRFKQIAGELAKAFGVQREVPALEVPLGTSPVFDKFSPGKPEPTEVQEIRQQTTTQDPQLDTLRGDAEAELLARAEAQVDQQVRESVAALQQLLQSELSEGRLQLLEERRRIILRVEERGSFASGSAELTPAFEDMLLGMSELLVEIPGTLTVEGHTDDVPISTARFRSNWDLSAARASAVANALLLNPALEPQRLEVKGFADTRPRVANDSAQQRALNRRVEIIIDQSASDEDQAEQLRSLMGDQLRHEVETQRH; encoded by the coding sequence ATGGAGTTGCCTGAAGAGGAAGCCAGGGCGATGCCCGCCTGGGTCATGACCTTCGCCGACCTGATGTCGCTGCTGATGTGCTTCTTCGTCCTGCTGCTGTCGTTTTCCGAGATCGATGCGCAGCGTTTCAAGCAGATTGCCGGCGAGCTGGCCAAGGCCTTCGGCGTGCAGCGCGAGGTGCCGGCGTTGGAAGTGCCGCTGGGTACCAGCCCGGTATTCGACAAGTTCTCCCCCGGCAAGCCGGAGCCCACCGAGGTGCAGGAGATTCGTCAGCAGACCACCACCCAGGACCCGCAGCTCGACACCCTGCGCGGCGATGCCGAGGCCGAGCTGCTGGCGCGTGCCGAGGCCCAGGTCGACCAGCAGGTGCGCGAAAGCGTCGCCGCCCTGCAGCAATTGCTGCAGAGCGAATTGAGCGAGGGGCGTCTGCAACTGCTCGAGGAGCGGCGGCGGATCATCCTGCGGGTCGAGGAGCGCGGCTCCTTCGCCTCCGGTTCGGCCGAGCTGACGCCGGCATTTGAGGACATGCTGCTGGGCATGAGCGAGCTGCTGGTGGAGATACCCGGTACCCTGACCGTCGAGGGACACACCGACGATGTGCCGATCAGCACCGCGCGCTTTCGCTCCAACTGGGACCTGTCCGCCGCACGCGCTTCGGCGGTGGCCAACGCGCTGCTGCTCAATCCCGCGCTCGAGCCGCAGCGGCTGGAGGTCAAGGGCTTCGCCGATACCCGGCCGCGGGTGGCCAACGATTCGGCGCAGCAGCGCGCCCTGAACCGACGCGTGGAGATCATCATCGACCAGAGCGCCAGTGATGAGGATCAGGCCGAGCAATTGCGCAGCCTGATGGGCGATCAGTTGCGACACGAGGTTGAGACGCAGCGACACTGA
- a CDS encoding FMN-dependent NADH-azoreductase, with protein MSRVLVIESSARQQGSVSRQLTQQFIANWQAAHPADQVQVRDVASDPLPHLDATLLGGWMTPSEQQSDAEKAALARSNELTDELLAADVLVLAAPMYNFAIPSTLKAWLDHVLRAGVTFKYTETGPQGLLSGKRAFVLTARGGIYAGGALDHQEPYLRQALAFIGIHEVQFIHAEGLNMGAEFSEKGLAQAKAKLAEVA; from the coding sequence ATGTCCCGTGTTCTGGTTATCGAAAGCAGCGCCCGTCAGCAGGGCTCGGTTTCCCGCCAACTGACCCAGCAATTCATCGCCAACTGGCAGGCCGCGCATCCGGCCGATCAGGTTCAGGTCCGCGACGTGGCCAGCGACCCGCTGCCGCATCTGGATGCCACCCTGCTGGGTGGCTGGATGACCCCGAGCGAGCAGCAGAGCGACGCGGAAAAGGCGGCGCTGGCGCGTTCCAACGAGCTGACCGATGAGTTGCTGGCTGCCGATGTGCTGGTGCTGGCTGCGCCCATGTACAACTTCGCCATTCCCAGCACCCTGAAAGCCTGGCTCGACCATGTGCTGCGTGCCGGCGTCACCTTCAAGTACACCGAAACCGGGCCGCAGGGGCTGCTGAGCGGCAAGCGTGCCTTCGTCCTCACCGCGCGTGGTGGCATCTATGCCGGTGGTGCGCTGGATCATCAGGAGCCCTATCTGCGTCAGGCACTGGCCTTCATCGGCATCCACGAGGTGCAGTTCATCCACGCCGAAGGTCTGAACATGGGCGCCGAGTTCAGCGAGAAGGGCCTGGCCCAGGCCAAGGCCAAGCTGGCTGAAGTAGCCTGA
- the pomA gene encoding flagellar motor protein PomA produces MDLATLIGLVGALVVIGAAIILGASSEVFFNVPSLLIVVVGSLFVVLVKFSFGQFLGAFKVVARAFRFRLPSVESCIGEMVEIAQVARKEGVLALEGRDFSSPFLSAGVQLMIDGQGQDTIRAFLEKERVLTLERNREGAKVFSAMGDVGPAMGMIGTLVGLVQMLSNMEDPKSIGPAMAVALLTTLYGAMMATMICLPLADKLSLRSSEEARMQALWIDALLAIQDGVNPRIIEQMLKSYLPPSKRELQADKSG; encoded by the coding sequence GTGGATCTGGCGACGCTGATCGGTCTGGTGGGTGCTTTGGTGGTGATCGGCGCGGCGATTATTCTCGGAGCATCCAGCGAGGTGTTCTTCAACGTGCCGTCGCTGCTTATCGTGGTGGTCGGCAGCCTGTTCGTGGTGCTGGTGAAATTCAGCTTCGGGCAGTTTCTCGGCGCCTTCAAGGTGGTGGCCAGGGCCTTTCGTTTCCGTTTGCCGTCAGTGGAAAGCTGCATTGGCGAGATGGTCGAGATCGCCCAGGTGGCGCGCAAGGAGGGCGTGCTGGCGCTGGAGGGGCGCGATTTCAGCTCGCCCTTCCTGTCGGCTGGCGTACAGCTGATGATCGACGGCCAGGGGCAGGACACCATTCGCGCCTTTCTGGAAAAGGAGCGGGTGCTGACCCTCGAGCGCAATCGCGAGGGGGCCAAGGTGTTTTCCGCCATGGGCGACGTCGGCCCGGCGATGGGCATGATCGGTACCCTGGTGGGCCTGGTGCAGATGCTGTCGAACATGGAAGACCCCAAATCCATCGGCCCGGCCATGGCCGTGGCGCTCCTGACCACCCTCTACGGCGCCATGATGGCGACCATGATCTGCCTGCCGCTGGCCGACAAGCTGAGCCTGCGCAGCAGCGAGGAGGCGCGCATGCAGGCGTTGTGGATAGATGCCCTGTTGGCCATCCAGGACGGCGTCAACCCGCGCATCATCGAGCAGATGCTCAAGAGCTACCTGCCGCCTTCGAAGCGCGAACTGCAGGCCGATAAATCGGGGTAG